The Hymenobacter sp. DG01 genome has a segment encoding these proteins:
- a CDS encoding barstar family protein, whose protein sequence is MILDLSGITTEHALHKLFKTHLGFPDFYGHNWDAFRDSIRGLVEMPDELVLVNWHAYAQACPKGMAILQEIIQDYPLDMPGKQIILA, encoded by the coding sequence ATGATCCTTGACCTTTCTGGTATTACCACAGAACATGCACTACACAAGCTCTTCAAAACACATCTCGGCTTTCCTGATTTTTACGGCCATAACTGGGATGCCTTCAGGGACAGCATCCGAGGGCTTGTAGAAATGCCGGATGAGTTAGTGCTGGTGAATTGGCATGCGTATGCCCAAGCCTGCCCCAAGGGTATGGCTATCCTGCAGGAAATCATACAGGACTATCCGCTGGATATGCCCGGCAAGCAAATCATCCTAGCCTAG